One Gelria sp. Kuro-4 DNA segment encodes these proteins:
- a CDS encoding ABC transporter permease, which translates to MFKYTLRRLLMLIPLLVVVSVLVFSTIYLMPGDPAEVIAGEGASQEDIANVRQSLGLDRPLYEQYLSWMARAVHGDFGTSIRTGRPVAQEIGFRFKNTLNLTVFSMLFATIFGLVTGIISAVRRYSVYDNISMVVALIGISITPFYLGLMLMLFFSVRLGWLPLMGLDSWRAWILPAITLGARPLAMIARMTRSSMLEIMGQDYILTARAQGLPEWVIIFKYALKNALNTVITVVGLQFGQQLGGAVITETVFALPGIGRLAVESIKARDFPVVQAAILVVAAAFVLVNLVVDLLYAYVNPRIRYS; encoded by the coding sequence ATGTTCAAGTATACCCTCCGCCGGTTGCTGATGCTGATCCCGCTTCTTGTTGTGGTGTCAGTCCTGGTGTTTTCTACCATCTACCTGATGCCGGGGGACCCGGCCGAGGTGATTGCCGGCGAAGGAGCTTCACAGGAAGACATCGCCAACGTGCGCCAGAGCCTGGGCCTGGACCGCCCGTTGTACGAACAGTACCTGAGCTGGATGGCACGGGCGGTGCATGGGGACTTCGGCACGTCCATACGTACCGGTCGGCCGGTAGCGCAGGAGATTGGTTTTCGCTTCAAAAACACCCTCAATCTTACCGTCTTCTCCATGCTTTTTGCCACCATTTTCGGCCTGGTCACCGGGATCATATCGGCCGTACGCCGGTATTCGGTTTACGACAACATCAGCATGGTGGTCGCTTTGATCGGCATTTCGATTACACCCTTTTACCTGGGCCTTATGCTGATGCTGTTTTTTTCGGTACGGCTTGGCTGGCTGCCGCTTATGGGCCTCGATTCCTGGCGGGCATGGATCCTGCCGGCCATTACCCTGGGGGCGCGGCCGCTGGCCATGATCGCGCGGATGACGCGTTCCAGTATGCTGGAGATTATGGGCCAGGATTATATCCTGACCGCCCGCGCCCAAGGACTACCGGAGTGGGTGATTATTTTTAAATACGCCCTCAAGAACGCACTCAACACCGTCATCACTGTGGTCGGCCTGCAATTTGGGCAGCAGCTGGGCGGGGCGGTGATCACGGAGACGGTCTTTGCGTTGCCGGGGATCGGTCGCCTGGCGGTGGAGTCCATAAAGGCGCGCGATTTTCCTGTCGTGCAGGCGGCGATCCTGGTGGTGGCCGCAGCCTTCGTCCTGGTGAACCTGGTGGTCGACCTGCTTTACGCCTACGTTAACCCGCGCATTCGCTACAGCTAA
- a CDS encoding zinc-binding dehydrogenase encodes MSIKTRAAVLKGPYDIELTERELTCGPTEVIVKNHLMGICGSDKNFYRGKLPPQTAEFRQEPGFPFYLGHESGGTVVEVGERVHEYKVGDAVMAFGWNNNFADYFKAPVTDLQPVPPGLDLDLASLGEPVGCAMFAGMEAQVKLGDVVAVFGAGFAGQVIAQCAKAAGAYRVAVVDVCAGKLRLAKELGADVVVNTAEEDPVAAVKDLTGGRGADVVVEAAGSEEAINQATQALAYGGKFVFYSWVTQPVRLDISRWHDDGFTFINACLVHHTREERFVWAPRALRPVAQGLVKIRPLITHEFKLSEIKDAFALVDKDDTAVKVVLRP; translated from the coding sequence GTGTCCATCAAGACCCGCGCTGCCGTGCTGAAGGGGCCGTATGATATTGAGCTCACGGAACGGGAACTCACCTGCGGGCCCACCGAGGTGATCGTCAAAAACCACCTCATGGGCATCTGCGGCTCCGACAAGAACTTCTACCGCGGCAAGCTCCCGCCGCAGACGGCGGAGTTTCGCCAGGAACCCGGCTTCCCCTTCTACCTCGGCCACGAAAGCGGCGGTACCGTGGTGGAAGTGGGCGAGCGCGTCCACGAGTACAAGGTGGGCGATGCGGTTATGGCCTTCGGCTGGAACAACAACTTCGCCGACTACTTCAAGGCCCCGGTGACCGACCTGCAGCCCGTCCCGCCCGGCCTCGACCTGGACCTGGCGAGCCTGGGCGAGCCCGTCGGCTGCGCCATGTTCGCCGGCATGGAAGCGCAGGTGAAGCTGGGAGACGTGGTGGCGGTGTTCGGCGCCGGCTTCGCCGGCCAGGTGATCGCCCAGTGCGCCAAGGCCGCCGGCGCCTATCGCGTGGCCGTGGTGGACGTCTGCGCCGGCAAGCTCCGCCTGGCCAAGGAGCTGGGGGCGGACGTCGTGGTGAACACCGCCGAAGAAGACCCGGTGGCCGCCGTTAAAGACCTAACCGGCGGCCGGGGCGCCGACGTGGTGGTGGAAGCGGCCGGCAGCGAGGAGGCCATCAACCAGGCCACGCAGGCCCTGGCCTACGGCGGGAAGTTCGTCTTTTACAGCTGGGTGACACAGCCGGTGCGCCTCGATATCTCGCGCTGGCACGACGACGGCTTCACTTTCATCAACGCCTGCCTGGTCCACCACACGCGCGAAGAGCGCTTCGTCTGGGCGCCGCGCGCCCTGCGGCCGGTGGCCCAGGGCTTGGTGAAGATCCGCCCCCTCATCACCCACGAGTTCAAGCTGAGCGAGATCAAAGATGCTTTTGCCCTGGTGGACAAGGATGACACGGCGGTGAAGGTGGTACTGCGGCCCTAG
- a CDS encoding Uma2 family endonuclease: protein MGMALEEVAATKLTYEDYLLFPEDGRRHELIGGEHYVTPAPTTRHQRLLARLFRVLSEQVEKYTLGEVLFAPVDVVLSPEDVVQPDLIFLSNSRRQRLTAKNIQGAPDLVVEVISDASRRLDKKLKRALYSRCDVREYWLFDPELRIAEIYRRDGENHLVKVAEYEDTGELTSTLFPGLTLALAGLWPPEPEGSA from the coding sequence ATGGGCATGGCACTCGAAGAGGTCGCCGCCACCAAGCTCACCTACGAGGACTACCTGCTCTTCCCGGAAGACGGGCGGCGGCACGAACTGATTGGGGGGGAGCATTACGTGACGCCGGCACCAACCACACGGCACCAGCGCTTGTTGGCCAGACTGTTCCGTGTCCTTAGCGAGCAGGTGGAAAAGTATACGCTGGGTGAAGTATTGTTTGCCCCCGTCGACGTCGTCCTTTCCCCCGAGGATGTGGTGCAGCCGGATCTCATCTTCCTCAGCAACAGCCGCCGCCAGCGCCTGACGGCCAAGAACATTCAGGGCGCCCCCGACCTGGTGGTGGAGGTCATCTCCGATGCCTCCCGCCGGCTGGACAAGAAGCTCAAGCGCGCCCTCTACAGCCGCTGCGATGTCCGCGAGTACTGGCTTTTCGACCCCGAGCTGCGCATCGCTGAGATCTACCGCCGCGACGGCGAGAACCACCTGGTGAAGGTTGCCGAATACGAAGACACAGGCGAGCTCACTTCTACCCTCTTCCCGGGCCTGACCCTCGCCCTCGCCGGTCTCTGGCCGCCGGAACCGGAGGGCAGTGCCTGA
- a CDS encoding FadR/GntR family transcriptional regulator, with translation MHLRRVGRPAGLVQVVRDEIERLIVAGKLQPGDRLPTEKELAEQLGVGRSSVREALRALAEMGIVEIIQGKGTFVRNEPQQAIKAQLQFLINFEDKAYEDLTELRRLLEVGLVRLAAERAGEADLERLRASLAEMSQARTTELLVEAGTRFHLAVAEAAKNAFATALYAAVTQVINEVYRHLERSQAQKERSIMDHQAIYDAIARRDGDLAAQRVEAHLTHLRGDFVARPSEGPPS, from the coding sequence ATGCACTTACGACGAGTCGGTCGGCCGGCCGGGCTGGTTCAGGTTGTGCGCGACGAAATTGAACGCCTGATCGTGGCCGGCAAGCTGCAACCCGGCGACCGCCTGCCCACGGAAAAGGAGCTGGCTGAACAGCTGGGTGTGGGGCGGTCCTCTGTCCGGGAAGCGCTCCGGGCCCTGGCGGAAATGGGCATTGTTGAGATAATCCAGGGCAAAGGAACGTTTGTCCGCAATGAACCGCAGCAGGCCATTAAGGCTCAGCTTCAGTTTCTAATCAATTTTGAAGACAAGGCCTATGAGGATCTTACCGAGCTGCGTCGGCTGCTCGAGGTGGGACTGGTGCGCCTGGCGGCGGAGAGGGCGGGCGAAGCCGACCTCGAGCGACTGCGCGCCTCCCTGGCCGAGATGAGCCAGGCCCGAACCACTGAGCTCCTGGTGGAGGCGGGAACCAGATTTCACCTGGCGGTGGCGGAGGCGGCCAAGAATGCCTTTGCGACAGCGCTTTACGCTGCGGTAACCCAGGTGATCAACGAGGTTTACCGTCACCTGGAACGGTCGCAGGCGCAAAAAGAGCGTTCCATCATGGACCACCAAGCTATCTATGACGCCATTGCCCGACGCGACGGCGACCTGGCCGCCCAAAGGGTGGAGGCGCACCTGACGCACCTGCGCGGTGATTTTGTCGCCCGGCCGAGTGAAGGTCCGCCTTCCTAG
- a CDS encoding 4Fe-4S binding protein: MLVDETKCLGCGNCLDYCPMSAISLAGATAAIDQAECVECGVCLRAGCCPGGALYRPPLTYPRDIARFFSDPEATHPSTQVPGRGTEEMKTNEVTGRFPPGFAGIGIELGRPGTGTRFRDVEKVARAMAAFEVQFEPQNPVTALMTDKAAGSLPPELLPVKVLSAIVEFAAPAAKVPAILARLKELEPELATVFSLDLAAPCPKDGSFPFVGSELPYPLSPNGKTNVGLGRPRCDEGRAQA, from the coding sequence ATGCTCGTCGACGAAACAAAGTGCCTGGGATGCGGCAACTGCTTGGACTACTGCCCCATGAGCGCCATCTCCCTGGCCGGCGCCACGGCGGCCATCGACCAGGCGGAGTGCGTGGAGTGCGGCGTCTGCCTGCGGGCCGGTTGCTGCCCTGGAGGCGCCCTCTACCGCCCGCCCCTCACTTACCCGCGCGACATCGCCCGTTTCTTCTCCGACCCGGAAGCGACGCATCCCTCCACCCAGGTACCCGGCCGGGGCACGGAGGAAATGAAGACCAATGAGGTAACGGGCCGCTTTCCGCCCGGCTTCGCCGGGATCGGCATTGAACTGGGGCGGCCCGGTACCGGAACGCGTTTTCGCGACGTAGAAAAGGTGGCCCGGGCCATGGCCGCCTTTGAGGTACAATTTGAGCCCCAAAACCCGGTTACCGCCTTAATGACCGATAAAGCCGCCGGTAGCCTGCCCCCGGAGCTGCTGCCGGTGAAAGTCCTTTCGGCCATCGTTGAATTCGCTGCCCCTGCGGCGAAGGTCCCGGCCATCCTGGCACGCCTTAAGGAGCTTGAACCGGAGCTCGCGACGGTTTTCAGCCTGGACCTGGCTGCTCCCTGCCCAAAAGACGGCTCCTTTCCCTTCGTCGGCTCGGAACTGCCGTACCCGCTGTCCCCGAACGGCAAAACGAACGTCGGCCTAGGCCGGCCGCGCTGTGACGAGGGGAGGGCTCAGGCGTGA
- a CDS encoding ABC transporter ATP-binding protein, whose amino-acid sequence MASLLEIHDLSVEYHTFEGRAQAVNHLHLVVGGGESLGLVGETGAGKTTTALSILRLLPQPVGRIVGGEIKFKGRNILELPELEMRRLRGNEISMIFQNPMTSLNPVFTVGEQIAAVLAQHQGLQPREAQERAGGMLEVVGIPSYRANEYPHQFSGGMRQRVGIAMALACRPELLIADEPTTALDVTIQAQVLALMNELKEKFRMSLIMITHNLGIVAEICDRVAVMYAGSIVESGTVAAVFGAPAHPYSRGLFGSLPDLERRSRRLRPVEGMMPDPLHLPRGCAFYPRCPEAAAACAGERPNLVPVAQDHSVACLKAGRGGGGR is encoded by the coding sequence TTGGCCTCGCTACTAGAAATCCACGACCTTTCGGTGGAGTACCACACGTTTGAGGGCCGGGCGCAGGCCGTGAACCACTTGCACCTGGTCGTCGGCGGAGGCGAAAGCCTGGGGCTGGTGGGGGAGACAGGAGCAGGCAAGACCACCACGGCGTTGTCCATCCTGCGCCTGCTGCCGCAACCGGTCGGCCGCATTGTAGGCGGGGAGATCAAGTTTAAGGGGCGCAACATTCTTGAGCTGCCTGAACTCGAAATGCGCCGCCTGCGCGGTAACGAGATCTCGATGATCTTCCAGAACCCGATGACGTCGCTCAACCCTGTCTTCACTGTGGGCGAGCAAATTGCCGCTGTTTTGGCCCAGCACCAGGGGCTGCAGCCCCGCGAGGCGCAGGAACGGGCGGGCGGCATGCTGGAAGTGGTAGGTATACCCTCTTACCGGGCGAACGAGTACCCGCACCAGTTCAGCGGTGGGATGCGCCAACGTGTGGGCATCGCCATGGCCCTGGCTTGTCGCCCGGAGCTGCTTATCGCCGACGAGCCGACCACGGCTCTCGATGTCACCATCCAGGCCCAGGTGCTGGCGCTAATGAATGAGCTGAAAGAGAAGTTCCGGATGTCGCTCATCATGATTACCCACAACCTGGGGATTGTGGCGGAAATCTGCGACCGGGTGGCGGTCATGTACGCAGGCAGCATTGTCGAGAGCGGTACAGTGGCAGCGGTGTTTGGCGCTCCGGCGCACCCGTACTCACGGGGGCTGTTCGGCTCGTTGCCCGATCTGGAAAGGCGCAGCCGGCGCTTACGGCCGGTGGAGGGTATGATGCCGGATCCGCTGCACCTGCCGCGCGGTTGCGCCTTCTACCCGCGTTGCCCGGAAGCTGCCGCGGCCTGCGCCGGAGAGCGCCCCAATCTGGTGCCGGTGGCTCAGGACCATAGTGTTGCCTGCCTGAAGGCCGGGAGGGGAGGTGGAGGCCGATGA
- a CDS encoding creatininase family protein: MNIEGIYLLPEMTWPEAEAAYKVAKLAIIPVGSNEQHGPGIKLKVDGAQAYELAKLVAKQVHPLAVVTPPVHIGVSFHHMRFPGTVTLRQSTFMAVVEDIVTSLHRFGFKKFLLIDTHGGNKHACNVVAMDLKEKLGVEVAHTLYIDLVRDVVAKIPAEKRGHGADPGLAVALYLDEDLVHMDRLAKGDEHWPYKMIGSRDQWKVDFPFYTHEVTANGAFGDPEGTGKELGKEICDKVVERLGVFIRDFVKNA, from the coding sequence GTGAATATAGAGGGCATCTACCTTCTGCCTGAGATGACCTGGCCGGAGGCTGAAGCAGCCTACAAGGTAGCGAAACTGGCGATTATTCCTGTGGGATCCAATGAACAGCACGGCCCCGGCATTAAGCTGAAGGTGGACGGGGCGCAGGCGTACGAACTGGCCAAGCTGGTGGCCAAGCAGGTGCATCCGCTGGCGGTTGTCACCCCGCCGGTGCACATCGGTGTTTCTTTCCACCACATGCGCTTTCCCGGCACAGTGACGTTGCGACAGTCCACCTTTATGGCCGTGGTTGAGGACATCGTCACCAGCCTGCATCGGTTCGGTTTCAAGAAGTTTCTCTTAATCGACACGCACGGCGGCAACAAACACGCCTGCAACGTGGTGGCTATGGACCTAAAAGAAAAGCTGGGTGTGGAAGTGGCGCACACCCTGTACATCGACCTGGTACGCGACGTGGTCGCCAAAATCCCGGCTGAAAAGCGCGGCCACGGGGCCGACCCAGGGTTGGCTGTCGCGCTCTACCTGGACGAGGATCTTGTGCATATGGACCGCTTAGCCAAGGGTGACGAGCACTGGCCCTACAAAATGATCGGCTCGCGGGACCAGTGGAAGGTGGACTTTCCCTTCTATACCCACGAAGTCACTGCTAACGGTGCCTTTGGCGATCCAGAGGGAACCGGCAAAGAGCTGGGGAAAGAGATCTGCGACAAGGTAGTGGAGCGGCTGGGGGTTTTTATCCGCGACTTTGTCAAGAACGCGTGA
- a CDS encoding M20/M25/M40 family metallo-hydrolase yields the protein MDLEPVYAYVDAHADALLADLFRLLRQRSISTQDDGVKECAELLATQMREVGIDATVYPTARHPVVYGEIGPAGAPTILVYGHYDVQPPEPLELWQCDPFEPVIRDGKIYARGSSDNKGQLFAHVKGIQAYRAALGELPLKVKFIFEGEEEISSPNLEPFVAAHRNLLRCDVCIFSDSHVQENGRPLVVLGLKGMLYVEITVRGADRDLHSMRAAAVPSPVWRLVHLLAALKGEDGLVRIPGFYDDVRPLLPEEIAAVEAVPCDKAALAADLGVTSLLVNRHGDDYYKNMIFEPTCNISGLTAGYQGPGSKTVLPAQATAKLDLRLVPDQKPERVLELLKEHLARSGYADAEVKPLGFLEPSRTPITHPLVAVARRAVADAYGVEPYVYPGIGGAGPNYIFEKHLGVPCLTIPFAAADQNNHAPNESMIVAGYLNGIKTSAALIEHVAAFFSRQANSSSKE from the coding sequence TTGGACCTTGAGCCTGTGTACGCCTATGTTGACGCGCACGCCGACGCCCTGCTGGCCGACCTTTTTCGCTTACTCCGGCAGCGGAGTATCAGCACCCAGGACGATGGCGTGAAGGAGTGCGCGGAACTCCTCGCCACCCAAATGCGCGAGGTGGGCATCGACGCCACGGTTTACCCTACGGCCCGGCACCCGGTGGTTTACGGGGAGATCGGCCCGGCCGGCGCTCCCACCATCCTGGTCTACGGCCACTACGACGTGCAACCGCCGGAGCCGCTCGAGCTCTGGCAGTGTGACCCTTTTGAACCGGTGATTCGGGACGGTAAAATCTACGCCCGCGGCAGCTCGGACAACAAGGGCCAGCTTTTCGCCCACGTTAAGGGTATCCAGGCCTACCGGGCCGCACTGGGTGAACTGCCGCTCAAGGTGAAGTTTATCTTTGAAGGGGAAGAAGAGATCTCCAGCCCCAACCTTGAGCCCTTTGTCGCCGCCCACCGGAACCTGCTGCGTTGTGACGTGTGCATTTTCTCCGACAGCCACGTCCAGGAAAACGGCCGCCCGCTGGTGGTGTTGGGGCTCAAGGGGATGCTCTACGTGGAGATCACCGTGCGCGGCGCCGACCGGGACCTGCACTCCATGCGCGCTGCGGCCGTACCCAGTCCGGTCTGGCGTCTGGTCCACCTTTTGGCCGCCTTAAAGGGTGAAGACGGCCTGGTGCGCATCCCTGGTTTTTACGACGACGTGCGCCCACTCCTGCCGGAAGAGATCGCCGCCGTGGAAGCTGTCCCGTGCGACAAAGCCGCCCTGGCGGCCGACTTGGGCGTAACCTCCCTCCTGGTGAACCGCCACGGTGACGACTACTACAAGAACATGATCTTCGAGCCCACCTGCAACATCTCGGGCCTTACCGCCGGCTACCAAGGCCCCGGCTCCAAGACGGTGCTCCCTGCCCAAGCCACGGCCAAGCTCGACCTGCGCCTGGTGCCCGACCAGAAGCCGGAGCGGGTTTTAGAACTCCTCAAGGAGCACCTGGCCCGCAGCGGTTATGCCGACGCGGAGGTTAAGCCTCTGGGCTTCCTCGAGCCCTCGCGCACGCCTATCACCCACCCGCTGGTGGCGGTGGCCCGGCGGGCGGTGGCCGACGCCTACGGCGTCGAACCGTACGTCTACCCCGGCATCGGCGGCGCCGGCCCGAACTACATCTTTGAAAAGCACCTGGGCGTTCCCTGTCTCACCATCCCCTTCGCCGCCGCCGACCAAAACAACCACGCTCCCAACGAAAGCATGATCGTCGCGGGGTACTTAAACGGCATCAAGACTTCGGCGGCGCTCATCGAGCACGTGGCAGCTTTTTTCTCCCGGCAGGCAAACTCTAGCAGCAAGGAGTGA
- a CDS encoding glutathione ABC transporter substrate-binding protein, which produces MHRKIKWLPLLLATILALTAGCSSGGGQQPAGGTQGQQDSAGAGGGNDAVVYGVGVDATTMDPQMVDNVPTANAVMHVHETLVTWDKDMNIVGKLAETWETSSDGKTWTFHLRQGVKFQDGADFNAEAVKKSFERILDPATGSPRRSILSMITAMKVVDPYTIELTTNEPFGPFLSQLATYNAAILSPKAIDQYGKDYGRHPAGTGPYILKEWQPGEKMVFERNENYWGEKPKTKTLVFKIIPENTTRVMALQTGEVDIISNVPPFQIEQLKANKDVEVVLAEGFRTIYLGMNMKNKPFNDVRVRQALNYAIDRDAIIQTVLGGTATKAVGPEATSIPGAASDLPTYEYNPDKAKQLLAEAGYPNGVEIKFYAPFGRYNMDKQVAEAIQAQIAQAGFKADLQTLDWSIFSNALREGKDTQLFMVGKGSPSGDLDFTSQICWKTGGSLNYSFLSDPTIDKLVDEQRRTVDPEKRKQVLHEMQLKVQEALPWASLYYEKQIVAKRKNIAGEVIWPNEFVDLRYVEKK; this is translated from the coding sequence ATGCACAGAAAAATAAAATGGCTGCCTTTGCTCTTGGCGACAATACTGGCCCTTACCGCCGGTTGTTCCTCCGGAGGCGGGCAACAGCCGGCAGGTGGAACGCAAGGACAGCAGGACAGTGCCGGCGCCGGCGGTGGGAACGATGCCGTCGTTTACGGTGTTGGTGTCGATGCCACCACCATGGACCCGCAGATGGTGGACAATGTACCCACCGCTAACGCCGTGATGCATGTGCACGAGACCCTGGTAACCTGGGATAAGGACATGAACATCGTCGGCAAGCTGGCAGAGACGTGGGAGACCTCCTCCGATGGGAAGACCTGGACCTTTCACCTGCGCCAGGGTGTAAAGTTCCAGGATGGGGCGGACTTCAACGCCGAGGCGGTAAAGAAGTCCTTTGAACGCATCCTTGACCCGGCGACCGGCTCGCCGCGGCGTTCCATCCTTTCCATGATCACCGCCATGAAGGTGGTGGACCCTTACACCATTGAGCTTACAACCAATGAACCTTTCGGTCCCTTCCTTTCACAGCTGGCTACTTACAACGCGGCTATTCTCAGCCCCAAGGCCATTGATCAGTACGGTAAGGACTACGGCCGGCACCCCGCCGGCACCGGCCCCTATATTCTAAAAGAGTGGCAACCGGGCGAAAAAATGGTCTTTGAGCGTAACGAGAACTACTGGGGCGAAAAGCCCAAGACGAAAACCCTCGTCTTTAAGATTATCCCCGAAAACACCACCCGGGTGATGGCGCTGCAAACGGGCGAAGTGGACATCATCTCCAACGTACCGCCCTTCCAGATCGAGCAGCTCAAGGCCAACAAGGATGTCGAGGTTGTCTTGGCGGAAGGGTTCCGCACCATCTACCTGGGCATGAACATGAAGAATAAACCCTTCAATGATGTTCGCGTCCGCCAGGCGCTCAACTACGCCATCGACCGCGATGCCATCATCCAGACCGTCCTCGGCGGTACGGCAACGAAGGCCGTCGGCCCGGAGGCTACCTCTATCCCCGGCGCTGCCAGTGACCTGCCGACGTACGAGTACAATCCGGACAAGGCCAAGCAGCTTCTGGCCGAGGCCGGTTACCCCAACGGTGTCGAAATCAAGTTCTACGCGCCTTTTGGCCGCTATAACATGGACAAGCAGGTGGCGGAAGCCATCCAGGCCCAAATTGCACAGGCAGGGTTTAAGGCCGATCTACAGACGCTGGACTGGTCCATCTTCTCCAATGCTCTTCGAGAGGGTAAGGATACGCAACTTTTTATGGTAGGCAAGGGCTCGCCCTCCGGCGACCTCGACTTTACCTCTCAGATTTGTTGGAAGACGGGTGGTTCCCTGAACTACTCCTTCCTCTCCGATCCTACCATTGACAAGCTGGTGGATGAACAGCGGCGCACGGTGGACCCGGAGAAGAGAAAGCAGGTTTTGCACGAAATGCAGCTCAAGGTGCAGGAGGCGCTGCCCTGGGCTTCCCTTTACTACGAAAAACAAATTGTGGCCAAGCGCAAGAACATCGCAGGCGAGGTCATTTGGCCCAACGAGTTCGTTGACCTGCGCTACGTAGAAAAGAAGTAG
- a CDS encoding ABC transporter permease — protein sequence MPQVQVARPAPPRRAWLSPATRRELARQWYRFRKRPVAVIGLVIVLAFVAVALITPWIAPYDPLLPDFAQILTKPGPQHLLGTDELGRDILSRILYGSQISLLVGLVAVGLAALVGVPLGLTAGYYGGTFDNVVMRIIDVLMAFPSILLAIVIVSILGPNLQNAVIAVGVFTVPAFARLARGEVLSIKNQEYIEAARAMGASDLWILAWHILPNIISPLIVWSTLNVSSAILTAAGLGFLGLGAQPPSPEWGAMLAKGREYLLVAPHLTTYTGLAILLLALGLNLLGDGLRDILDPKLKE from the coding sequence TTGCCTCAGGTACAGGTTGCACGGCCGGCACCACCGCGGCGGGCCTGGCTCAGCCCGGCTACGCGCCGGGAACTGGCACGGCAGTGGTACCGGTTCCGTAAACGCCCGGTGGCCGTCATCGGGCTGGTGATTGTCCTTGCCTTTGTCGCGGTGGCTCTAATTACACCCTGGATAGCACCTTACGATCCTTTGCTGCCTGACTTCGCTCAAATTTTGACTAAGCCGGGGCCCCAGCACCTCTTGGGGACGGACGAACTAGGCCGCGACATCCTGAGCCGTATCCTGTACGGCTCGCAGATTTCCCTGCTCGTCGGCTTGGTGGCGGTAGGGCTGGCGGCTCTGGTTGGTGTACCGCTCGGGCTCACCGCCGGGTATTACGGCGGGACGTTTGACAACGTGGTGATGCGGATTATTGACGTTTTGATGGCGTTTCCGAGCATCCTTCTTGCCATCGTCATTGTCAGCATTCTTGGCCCCAACCTCCAGAACGCCGTGATCGCGGTGGGCGTGTTTACCGTGCCGGCCTTCGCGCGCCTGGCGCGGGGAGAGGTGCTTTCCATTAAGAATCAAGAGTATATCGAGGCCGCCCGGGCTATGGGGGCTAGTGACCTCTGGATCCTCGCCTGGCACATTTTGCCCAACATCATCTCCCCGCTCATCGTCTGGAGCACCCTGAACGTGAGTTCGGCGATTCTTACCGCTGCCGGGTTGGGCTTTCTGGGGCTGGGGGCGCAACCGCCTTCACCTGAATGGGGTGCCATGCTGGCCAAGGGGCGCGAGTACCTCCTGGTCGCACCGCACCTAACCACGTATACTGGCTTGGCCATTCTGCTCCTGGCGCTGGGACTTAACCTCTTGGGCGATGGCCTGCGTGACATTCTCGATCCAAAACTTAAGGAATAG
- a CDS encoding ABC transporter ATP-binding protein: MSTPLLTVKDLTKHFEVKGRGKLHAVDGVDFAINRGETLGLVGESGCGKSTTGRLVLRLLPATKGQVLFAGENVLAAGAAQMKVLRRRMQMIFQDPYSCLDPRKTVRQIIAEPLLIQRTVKGKELWERVDELMAATGVTSEMADKFPHELDGGRRQRVGITRALALNPEFIVCDEPVSALDVSIQAQILNLLQDLQEKLGLTYLFISHDLSVVKHISQRILVMYLGRVVEEAEGEELFRRPIHPYTQALLSAIPVPKVGKQRERIILKGDVPSPINPPPGCRFAKRCWRAEERCGKEDPVLKEVAPGHRVACHLVQ; this comes from the coding sequence ATGAGCACACCGCTGCTTACGGTTAAAGACCTGACCAAGCACTTTGAGGTAAAGGGACGCGGTAAACTCCACGCCGTGGATGGCGTCGACTTTGCCATCAACCGGGGGGAAACCCTGGGCCTGGTAGGGGAGAGCGGGTGCGGGAAGTCCACCACCGGCCGCTTGGTGTTGCGGCTCCTGCCGGCTACCAAGGGACAGGTTCTCTTTGCCGGCGAAAACGTCCTGGCGGCCGGGGCGGCACAAATGAAGGTCCTGCGGCGCAGAATGCAGATGATCTTCCAGGACCCGTATTCGTGCCTGGACCCGCGCAAGACGGTGCGCCAGATCATTGCCGAACCGCTCTTGATTCAACGCACTGTCAAGGGCAAAGAGCTTTGGGAGCGGGTGGACGAGCTAATGGCGGCCACAGGCGTCACGTCTGAGATGGCCGATAAATTTCCCCACGAGTTGGATGGCGGCCGGCGGCAACGGGTGGGCATCACCCGCGCCCTGGCGCTTAACCCGGAGTTCATCGTCTGCGACGAGCCGGTGTCCGCACTGGACGTTTCCATTCAGGCGCAGATCCTCAACCTGCTGCAGGACCTGCAGGAAAAGCTGGGGCTCACCTACCTCTTCATTTCCCATGACCTGAGCGTGGTGAAGCACATCTCCCAGCGGATCCTGGTGATGTACCTGGGACGCGTGGTGGAGGAGGCCGAGGGCGAGGAACTGTTCCGGCGGCCGATCCATCCCTACACTCAGGCCTTGCTCTCGGCCATCCCCGTGCCGAAGGTAGGTAAACAGCGGGAACGTATCATCCTGAAGGGCGACGTGCCCAGCCCCATCAACCCGCCGCCCGGCTGCCGCTTTGCCAAGCGTTGCTGGCGGGCAGAAGAAAGGTGCGGGAAAGAAGATCCGGTACTGAAGGAAGTGGCACCGGGACACCGAGTGGCTTGCCACCTGGTGCAGTGA